CAGTTTTCATTTATCCGGATTATCGGTTGATGGTCCAACCAATCAGAACTTATGTTGCAAAGCCTATCATCTTCTTAAAGATAAATTCAATTTGCCGCCTATACATATTTTTCTGCATAAGCAAATACCTACAGGTGCAGGACTTGGTGGTGGCTCATCTGATGGTGCACACACGCTTCTGCTTTTAAACAATTTGTTTGGTTTAAATATTAGTCATGAAATACTATCGGAGTATGCATTAAAATTAGGCTCTGACTGTCCGTTTTTTATTTCCAACAAACCATCTTTTGCTACTTCAAAAGGTGAAATACTGAATGCTGCACCTGAAATTTTAAGAGGAAGTTTTTTAGTAATAATAAAGCCTTCAATAGCTATCTCCACAGCAATGGCCTATAGCAGGATAAAGCCTGAAATACCTGAGAGAAATATTGCAGAAATTATAGCTATGCCAAAAGGAGAATGGAGGCATTTTCTGAAAAACGATTTTGAAAAAACTATTGTTAAACAATTTCCTCAAATAGAAAAACTAAAAACAAACCTTTATCAAGCCGGGGCATATTATGCTTCTATGAGTGGCAGCGGATCTGCTGTATTCGGGTTGTTTCAAGAAGAAGTTAAACTCTCTTTTCTGAAAAATGAACAACATCATTCAGCATGGCTTTAATTATTTTTTACGTCCCAGCATAAAGGTGCCGTAAAGATTAAAAAACACCTGCTTGTTTTTGGCAAATGCCATAATAGGAATCTTTTTGGCATAAGCATCAAGCATCACTCCCACTTCAACTGCTGTAATTCCATCATTCATTATGTTGTATTCAAACATCACACCCGACTTTAAAAACACGCCCGGATATAGTTTCATCTCATCTAGCCCTTTTGTAAATTCTGCTTTTCCATAAATACTCTGCTTGTCATGATTTTGATTATTTGGATCGTATTTTTCAACCACACGCTGGCCATTTCCGGTGGCAAATATCAAATACACAGGTTTGGTAAGTCCTAACGATGGCCCACCGGTTGAGTTCCATCTGATTTCAAAATGTTTGCGTTCTGCCTTATCAAATAAAACACGTTCGTAACAAAAACCTCCATGTAGAACCAATAGAGAGTTCATTTTTCCAAAAACAAAAGTCTTAGGTCGTTCAGACAAGATAGCTTACCGATTTATATTCCTTTGGATGTTTCATGCTCACCATTTCTATCTCAAACATTCGTTTTCGGTTAACTGTCAGGTTTTTGCCTTTACGAAACATTACCTCCCCAACCGCTGCTATGCAGGGTAGCGCCAATGGAATATTCATTGGAATAACGCAATGGCAAGTCCTCTACATAATCATACCGAACGTCCTGTGCGGCTACTCCTAACGAAAGTAAAAAAAACAGTCCTGTCAGCCTTAAATACATTGAGCAAATCTAAAGTATTTTTACTTCAGTCAGTTGTTTCAAAATTTTCATTCAATTTAATTTTTTGCACAAGACATTTACATTTCTTTCAAAAATTTAACTTTGTGACATGTTCAGAAAAACAAATGAGGAAAGTCTTAAAGAAGTTATTGAGCAACTGTTGGACACCTACAAATTGCGTGATAGAATCAATCAGGTAAAGCTGCAACAAAGTTGGGATGAAATTATGGGCGAGATGATCAGAAAACGAACAGAAAAGTTATTTCTTAAAGATCACACATTATATATTTATCTCAATTCTGCACCCTTAAAAGAAGAACTCAGTTATGGTCGCGAAAAAATAATGAGAATGCTCAACACTGCCCTCGAAGGTGATTTTATTAAAGAGGTTGTTATCA
This portion of the Bacteroidia bacterium genome encodes:
- the ispE gene encoding 4-(cytidine 5'-diphospho)-2-C-methyl-D-erythritol kinase, translated to MLNFPNAKINLGLFITSRLEDGYHTLETLFYPTNWCDILEITENKNYSKSQPEVSFHLSGLSVDGPTNQNLCCKAYHLLKDKFNLPPIHIFLHKQIPTGAGLGGGSSDGAHTLLLLNNLFGLNISHEILSEYALKLGSDCPFFISNKPSFATSKGEILNAAPEILRGSFLVIIKPSIAISTAMAYSRIKPEIPERNIAEIIAMPKGEWRHFLKNDFEKTIVKQFPQIEKLKTNLYQAGAYYASMSGSGSAVFGLFQEEVKLSFLKNEQHHSAWL
- a CDS encoding DUF721 domain-containing protein — encoded protein: MFRKTNEESLKEVIEQLLDTYKLRDRINQVKLQQSWDEIMGEMIRKRTEKLFLKDHTLYIYLNSAPLKEELSYGREKIMRMLNTALEGDFIKEVVIR